CCGCTGAGCAAAGAAGACAGACAGCATTCAACGAAAAAGAGGCCGCATCTGCGGCCTCCTTTCATTCGCTACGCGGATTCGGCACAACGCCGAATCCGTTCAACCCTCAATACCCGAGTGCCAGACCCGTATTGCGGCGCGGATCGTTCGAACCGTAGAAGCGGTTCTTGCCGACCGGTTTGCCGCCGAGCGACGGTGCGCCGACGAGAATCGCCGCAATGTGATTAGCCGGTTGCGGGCCCGCGAACTTCTGGCCCCAGCTTTCCAGAATCTTCTGCGTGTCCGGGCTCACCGCGAACGCTTCGATGTTGGTCGCTTCCGGCATCCATTGCTGGTGGAAACGCGGCGCATCGACGGCTTCCTGCAGCGTCATGCCGTAGTCGATCACATTGAGCATCGTCAGCAGCGTAGCCGTGATGATGCGGCTGCCACCCGGCGTGCCGACGACCATCACCGGCTTGCCGTCCTTCGTGACGATGGTCGGGCTCATCGACGACAGCGGACGACGGCCCGGGCCAATGGCGTTCGCCTCACCCTGAATCAGACCGTACATGTTCGGCACGCCCACCTTCGAGGTGAAGTCGTCCATTTCGTCGTTGAGCAGCACACCCGTGCCGTTGGCCATCACCTTCGCGCCGAACCAGTCGTTGAGCGTGTAGGTCACGGATACGGCGTTGCCGTCCTTGTCGATGATGGAGTAGTGCGTCGTGTTGCTGCCTTCATGCGGCGGCACACCCGGCTTGATCTCCTGCGAGATGCCAGCCTTTTGCGGGTTGATCGCGGCACGAATCTTCGCGGCGTAGTTCTTGTCGAGCAACTGTGCGATCGGATTTTTCACGAAGTCCGGGTCGCCCAGATAGCTGTTGCGGTCGACGTACGCGTGACGCATGGCTTCGATGGTGTAGTGCACGCCCTGAGCCGAGTGATAGCCCAGCTCCTTCATCGGGTAGCCTTCGAGAATGTTCATGATCTCGCAGATCACCACGCCGCCCGAACTCGGGGGCGGGGCCGACACGACGTGATAGCCGCGGTAGTCGCACTCGACCGGGGCCAGTTCGCGCGTTTTGTACTGATCGAGGTCGGCCTGCGTGATGATGCCGCCGCCCGCCTTCATGGACGCCACGATTTTGTCGGCGACCTCACCCTTGTAGAAGCCGTCGGTGCCCTTGGCGCTGATCAGCTTGAGCGTGCGCGCGAGGTCCTTCTGCACGAGGCGTTCGCCCGGCTGGAACGGCTGGCCCTTGTTCAGGAAGATGGCGCCCGAGTTGGCGTGGTCTTTCTCGAAGTCCTTGGTGGACGTCCACAGCATGTCGACGTCGCCCTGATCGAGCACGAAGCCCTTGTCGGCGAGCGTGATGGCCGGTGCGAGCAGTTGCTGACGCGTCTTCGTGCCGTACTTCTCGCGCGCGTATTCCATGCCGGACACGCTGC
The Pandoraea oxalativorans genome window above contains:
- the ggt gene encoding gamma-glutamyltransferase, producing MVVTAQHLASKVGVDVLKAGGNAVDAAVAVGYALAVVYPAAGNIGGGGFMTIQLADGRKTFLDFREKAPLAATANMYLDKDGNVIKGASTTGYLAVGVPGSVSGMEYAREKYGTKTRQQLLAPAITLADKGFVLDQGDVDMLWTSTKDFEKDHANSGAIFLNKGQPFQPGERLVQKDLARTLKLISAKGTDGFYKGEVADKIVASMKAGGGIITQADLDQYKTRELAPVECDYRGYHVVSAPPPSSGGVVICEIMNILEGYPMKELGYHSAQGVHYTIEAMRHAYVDRNSYLGDPDFVKNPIAQLLDKNYAAKIRAAINPQKAGISQEIKPGVPPHEGSNTTHYSIIDKDGNAVSVTYTLNDWFGAKVMANGTGVLLNDEMDDFTSKVGVPNMYGLIQGEANAIGPGRRPLSSMSPTIVTKDGKPVMVVGTPGGSRIITATLLTMLNVIDYGMTLQEAVDAPRFHQQWMPEATNIEAFAVSPDTQKILESWGQKFAGPQPANHIAAILVGAPSLGGKPVGKNRFYGSNDPRRNTGLALGY